The following coding sequences are from one uncultured Bacteroides sp. window:
- a CDS encoding sodium:solute symporter has product MGTLDWIVIALFSVALIGIIVWVVKQKQNDSEDYFLGGRDATWLAIGASIFASNIGSEHLIGLAGAGASSGMAMAHWEIQGWMILILGWVFVPFYSRSMVLTMPEFLERRYNKESRTILSLISLVSYVLTKVAVTVYAGGLVFQQVFGIKELWGIDFFWISAIGLVLLTAVYTIFGGMKSVLYTSVLQTPILLAGSIIILVLGLKAVGGWEEVLATCGATPVNEYGNTMVNLIRSNNDPDFPWLGALIGSSIIGFWYWCTDQFIVQRVLSGKNEKEARRGSIFGAYLKLLPVFLFLIPGMIAFTMSQKGVMINGVQYVLPSADAAFPSLVAKLLPAGVKGLVVCGILAALMSSLASLFNSSAMLFTIDFYKRFKPNTPEKKLVRIGQIATVVIVILGILWIPIMKSIGDVLYNYLQDVQSVLAPGIAAAFLMGITWKRTSAKGGMWGLLSGFIIGLTRLGAKVYYTTIGTNAGESMFKSLFYDLNWLFFCGWMLLFCIIVVIIVSLFTKAPDPAKIQGLVFGSSTAEQKAISRASWNHWDVIHTIIILGFTAAFYWYFW; this is encoded by the coding sequence GTGGGAACATTAGACTGGATTGTCATTGCACTATTTTCCGTTGCACTCATCGGAATCATTGTTTGGGTAGTAAAACAAAAGCAAAATGACTCGGAAGACTACTTTTTAGGAGGTCGTGATGCAACATGGCTTGCTATAGGTGCATCTATTTTTGCCTCAAATATTGGTTCAGAACACTTAATTGGTCTTGCTGGAGCTGGCGCATCAAGTGGTATGGCCATGGCTCATTGGGAAATACAAGGCTGGATGATCCTTATTCTAGGATGGGTATTTGTTCCATTCTATTCGCGAAGTATGGTACTTACAATGCCGGAATTTTTGGAACGTCGATACAACAAAGAATCAAGAACAATTCTATCATTAATATCTTTAGTAAGTTATGTCTTAACTAAGGTCGCCGTTACAGTATATGCCGGAGGATTAGTATTTCAACAAGTATTTGGTATCAAAGAGCTATGGGGTATTGATTTCTTCTGGATTTCAGCTATAGGTCTTGTCTTGTTAACAGCTGTATATACCATATTTGGTGGAATGAAATCAGTGCTTTACACCTCAGTTCTTCAAACCCCTATCCTCTTAGCAGGCTCTATTATTATTCTTGTGCTTGGGCTTAAAGCAGTAGGTGGATGGGAAGAAGTCTTAGCAACCTGCGGTGCCACTCCGGTTAATGAGTATGGAAATACCATGGTAAATTTGATACGTAGCAACAATGATCCAGATTTCCCATGGTTAGGTGCATTAATAGGCTCATCAATTATCGGATTCTGGTATTGGTGTACAGATCAATTCATAGTACAACGTGTACTTTCAGGCAAAAATGAAAAGGAAGCACGCCGCGGTTCTATCTTCGGTGCATATCTAAAATTATTGCCTGTATTCCTATTTCTTATCCCAGGTATGATTGCCTTTACCATGTCTCAAAAAGGTGTTATGATAAATGGTGTACAATATGTATTGCCTTCAGCTGATGCTGCTTTTCCTTCATTGGTAGCTAAATTGCTTCCTGCCGGAGTAAAAGGACTTGTTGTTTGTGGTATCCTTGCTGCCTTAATGAGTTCATTAGCTTCTCTATTTAACTCTTCAGCAATGCTCTTCACTATTGATTTTTATAAAAGATTCAAGCCTAATACTCCTGAGAAAAAGTTAGTGAGAATAGGCCAGATAGCAACAGTAGTAATTGTTATATTAGGCATACTATGGATTCCTATCATGAAAAGTATTGGTGATGTACTTTACAATTATCTACAAGATGTACAATCAGTGCTGGCTCCGGGTATCGCAGCTGCCTTCTTAATGGGTATTACATGGAAACGTACTTCTGCCAAAGGCGGTATGTGGGGACTACTTTCAGGATTCATAATTGGTCTCACCCGCCTAGGAGCTAAAGTATATTATACTACCATCGGTACTAACGCAGGCGAATCAATGTTCAAAAGCTTATTTTACGATTTGAACTGGCTGTTTTTCTGCGGATGGATGCTCCTATTCTGTATCATTGTTGTAATAATAGTTAGTTTATTCACCAAAGCACCAGATCCTGCTAAAATTCAAGGTTTAGTATTTGGTTCCTCAACAGCGGAGCAAAAAGCTATATCAAGAGCAAGCTGGAATCATTGGGATGTTATTCACACAATTATAATATTAGGCTTCACAGCGGCATTCTATTGGTACTTCTGGTAA
- a CDS encoding L-ribulose-5-phosphate 4-epimerase, which produces MLEALKEKVFHANLELVKHGLVIFTWGNVSAIDRESGLVVIKPSGVSYDDMKAEDMVVVDLNGKVVEGKLKPSSDTPTHVILYKAFPEIGGVVHTHSTYATAWAQAGIDLPNIGTTHADYFHDAIPCTEDMTKEEVNGAYELETGNVIVKRFEGVNPVHTPGVLVKNHGPFSWGKDANDAVHNAVVMEQVAKMASISFAVNPQLTMNPLLVEKHFNRKHGPNAYYGQK; this is translated from the coding sequence ATGCTAGAAGCTTTAAAAGAAAAAGTATTCCATGCCAATTTGGAGTTAGTAAAACACGGATTGGTCATATTTACATGGGGAAATGTGTCAGCTATTGATCGTGAAAGTGGATTGGTAGTCATCAAACCAAGTGGAGTATCTTATGATGATATGAAAGCTGAAGATATGGTCGTGGTAGACCTTAATGGGAAAGTGGTGGAAGGGAAACTTAAACCTTCTTCAGACACTCCTACTCATGTAATTTTATATAAAGCCTTTCCTGAAATCGGAGGTGTGGTACACACCCACTCTACATATGCCACAGCGTGGGCACAAGCAGGTATTGATCTTCCTAATATTGGAACAACTCATGCCGATTATTTCCACGATGCAATTCCCTGCACTGAGGATATGACAAAAGAAGAAGTAAATGGCGCTTATGAACTGGAAACAGGCAACGTCATTGTAAAAAGGTTCGAAGGGGTAAATCCAGTACATACTCCAGGAGTACTTGTAAAAAATCACGGTCCTTTCTCTTGGGGAAAAGATGCGAATGATGCGGTACATAATGCTGTTGTAATGGAGCAAGTAGCTAAAATGGCTAGCATTTCTTTTGCAGTAAATCCTCAATTAACGATGAACCCCTTATTAGTCGAAAAACATTTCAACCGTAAACATGGGCCAAACGCTTATTATGGACAGAAATAA
- the araA gene encoding L-arabinose isomerase — protein MMAFENYEVWFVTGAQLLYGGDAVIAVDAHSNEIVKGLNNSGNLPIKVVYKGTVNSAKEVTETFKAANNEDKCVGVITWMHTFSPAKMWIHGLQELKKPLLHFHTQFNKEIPWETMDMDFMNLNQSAHGDREFGHMVTRMRKNRKVVVGHWQDAEAQAKIAVWMRVSAGWADAQDMRIIRFGDQMNNVAVTDGDKVEAEMRLGYHVDYYPIANLVAVLNQVTDEDIQKLVATYEKEYTITEEQKKDAHFVKQIKEAARGEIALRRFLSEKGAKAFTTNFDDLAGIDQLPGLACQRLMAEGYGFGAEGDWKTAALFRTMWFMGQGLPKGCSFLEDYTLNFDGEKSAILQAHMLEVCPLIAEHKPKLEVHPLGIGGKNDPARLVFTSKQGEGVAATIVDMGNRFRLIVNKVDCIKSKELPKLPVASSLWIPQPNLEIGAAAWILAGGTHHTSFSYDLTVEYLEDYAEIAGIEMVVIDNNTTISEFKKELRMNEIYYMLNKALC, from the coding sequence ATTATGGCATTCGAAAATTATGAAGTATGGTTCGTTACAGGAGCTCAGCTTTTGTACGGAGGCGATGCAGTTATTGCAGTAGACGCACACTCTAATGAAATAGTTAAAGGCTTGAATAATTCAGGCAATTTACCTATAAAAGTGGTTTATAAAGGTACAGTAAATTCAGCAAAAGAGGTAACTGAGACTTTTAAAGCTGCTAATAATGAAGATAAATGTGTCGGCGTTATTACTTGGATGCACACTTTCTCTCCTGCCAAAATGTGGATTCACGGATTGCAGGAATTGAAAAAACCATTATTGCATTTCCATACTCAATTCAATAAAGAAATTCCATGGGAAACAATGGATATGGATTTTATGAACTTGAACCAATCAGCGCATGGTGACCGTGAATTTGGTCATATGGTAACTCGTATGCGTAAAAATCGCAAAGTAGTTGTAGGGCACTGGCAAGATGCTGAAGCTCAAGCAAAAATAGCTGTATGGATGAGAGTTTCAGCTGGTTGGGCAGATGCACAAGATATGCGCATCATTCGTTTTGGAGATCAAATGAATAATGTTGCAGTTACCGATGGAGATAAAGTAGAAGCAGAAATGCGTCTAGGCTATCATGTAGATTATTATCCAATAGCAAATCTCGTAGCCGTATTAAATCAAGTAACTGACGAAGATATTCAAAAATTAGTTGCTACTTACGAAAAGGAATATACTATTACCGAAGAACAAAAAAAAGATGCTCATTTCGTTAAACAGATAAAAGAAGCTGCACGTGGAGAAATAGCTCTTCGTCGTTTTCTTTCTGAAAAGGGAGCAAAAGCTTTCACTACAAATTTCGATGACCTAGCCGGAATTGACCAACTACCAGGACTTGCATGCCAACGTTTGATGGCTGAAGGTTATGGTTTCGGTGCTGAAGGTGACTGGAAAACAGCTGCTCTCTTCCGCACAATGTGGTTTATGGGGCAAGGTCTTCCTAAAGGTTGCTCATTCCTCGAAGATTATACATTGAATTTTGATGGAGAAAAGAGCGCTATTCTACAAGCTCATATGCTAGAAGTATGTCCTTTAATAGCTGAGCATAAACCTAAATTAGAAGTTCATCCATTAGGAATCGGTGGAAAAAATGATCCAGCTCGTTTAGTATTCACCTCAAAACAAGGAGAAGGTGTAGCAGCAACAATCGTAGACATGGGTAACCGTTTTCGCCTCATTGTTAACAAAGTAGACTGTATCAAGAGTAAAGAGTTGCCAAAACTTCCGGTAGCTTCTTCTTTATGGATTCCTCAACCGAACTTGGAAATTGGAGCAGCTGCATGGATATTGGCAGGTGGAACACACCATACCAGCTTCTCCTACGACTTAACTGTTGAATACTTAGAAGATTATGCTGAAATAGCAGGTATTGAGATGGTTGTAATTGATAACAACACTACAATTAGCGAATTTAAAAAAGAACTTCGCATGAACGAGATATATTACATGTTAAACAAAGCTCTTTGCTAA
- a CDS encoding ribulokinase has translation MDKFVIGLDYGSDSARALIVNALTGETLATSVKYYPRWQKGLYCNPAINQYRQHPQDYIDVLEATVKEALAACPSGTAEKVIGIAFDTTGSTPAFTDSTGTPLALLPEFSENPNAMFVLWKDHTAIKEAAEVNKLCANWKIDYTAYEGGIYSSEWFWAKALHVLREDANVKAKAYSIVEYCEWLPALITGVTKSDDIIRSRCACGHKAMWHEKWGGLPSEEFLTALDPLLAGFRARLFEKTETAEKPVGKLSEEWAKRLGLTTNVVVAGGAFDCHMGAVGAGITPRTFVRVIGTSTCDIMVASYEEIGNKLIKGICGQVDGSVIPGMIGLEAGQSGFGDIYAWFKRVLEFPLKNIIGESSLLDEVTKAKLVEETCERIIPALTKEAEKIPVSESAIIATDWMNGRRTPDANQLLKGTITGLSLASSAPQIFRALVEATAFGSKAIVDRFRNEGVQIDNVIGIGGIALKSPFVMQTLSDVLNMPIKVCKTDQACALGAAMFAATAAGEYSKIEDAQNAMSSGFAFEYSPIAENAKAYEDIYEQYLKVGQFTEKELFS, from the coding sequence ATGGATAAATTCGTCATAGGACTTGATTATGGCAGCGATTCTGCCCGTGCACTTATAGTAAATGCATTAACAGGAGAGACATTAGCCACGTCAGTTAAATATTATCCCCGATGGCAAAAAGGATTGTACTGCAATCCTGCCATTAACCAATATCGTCAACATCCGCAGGACTATATTGATGTACTAGAAGCTACCGTAAAAGAAGCATTAGCTGCTTGTCCTTCTGGTACTGCTGAAAAAGTTATTGGTATTGCGTTTGATACAACAGGAAGTACTCCTGCTTTTACAGATTCTACAGGTACTCCATTAGCTTTATTACCGGAGTTTTCTGAAAATCCGAACGCTATGTTTGTATTATGGAAAGACCATACAGCCATTAAAGAAGCTGCTGAAGTAAACAAACTTTGTGCTAATTGGAAAATTGATTATACGGCTTATGAAGGAGGTATTTATTCTTCTGAATGGTTTTGGGCAAAAGCACTACATGTGCTTCGCGAAGATGCAAACGTAAAAGCCAAAGCATATTCTATTGTAGAATATTGTGAATGGCTACCCGCCCTCATAACAGGAGTAACCAAAAGCGACGACATCATTCGTAGTCGCTGTGCATGCGGACATAAAGCTATGTGGCATGAAAAATGGGGAGGCCTTCCGAGTGAAGAATTTCTAACGGCACTCGATCCACTTTTAGCAGGCTTCAGAGCACGCTTATTTGAAAAAACAGAAACAGCAGAGAAACCTGTAGGCAAATTAAGTGAAGAATGGGCTAAACGTTTAGGATTAACCACTAATGTGGTAGTAGCCGGTGGAGCATTCGACTGCCACATGGGAGCAGTAGGGGCAGGAATTACGCCACGTACATTTGTACGAGTCATCGGGACTTCTACCTGTGATATCATGGTTGCTTCATATGAAGAAATTGGTAATAAGCTCATTAAAGGAATTTGCGGTCAGGTTGACGGTTCTGTAATACCTGGAATGATTGGATTAGAAGCTGGACAGTCAGGTTTTGGAGACATCTATGCATGGTTTAAACGAGTACTCGAGTTCCCTTTAAAAAACATTATCGGAGAAAGTTCATTGCTCGACGAAGTAACAAAAGCCAAGTTAGTGGAAGAAACTTGTGAACGTATTATTCCAGCTTTAACTAAAGAGGCAGAAAAAATACCCGTTAGTGAAAGCGCCATCATAGCAACCGATTGGATGAATGGACGTCGTACTCCAGATGCTAACCAATTGCTAAAAGGCACAATCACCGGTTTATCTTTAGCTAGTTCAGCACCACAAATATTTCGTGCATTAGTAGAAGCAACGGCTTTTGGATCAAAAGCCATTGTGGACCGTTTCAGAAATGAAGGCGTACAAATAGACAATGTCATTGGAATTGGTGGCATCGCCCTGAAATCACCATTTGTGATGCAAACGCTTAGTGACGTACTTAACATGCCTATTAAAGTTTGTAAAACAGACCAAGCTTGTGCCCTTGGTGCAGCAATGTTTGCCGCCACAGCAGCAGGAGAATATAGCAAAATAGAAGATGCTCAAAATGCCATGTCATCAGGGTTCGCTTTTGAATATTCACCCATAGCGGAGAATGCAAAAGCCTATGAAGACATATATGAGCAATATCTCAAAGTAGGACAGTTTACCGAAAAAGAACTTTTTTCATAA
- a CDS encoding alpha-L-arabinofuranosidase C-terminal domain-containing protein, translated as MKKEILISALLMASMSLSAQKTATVKIYPERGKQIIPKEIYGQFAEHLGSCIYGGLWVGEKSDIPNTKGYRTDVLNALKELKVPVLRWPGGCFADEYHWMDGIGPKENRPKMVNNNWGGVVEDNSFGTNEFLNLCEMLGCEPYISGNVGSGSVEELAKWVEYMTSDGDSPMANLRRKNGREKPWKIKYLGVGNESWGCGGNMTPEYYSDLYRRYSTYCRNYDGNHLFKIASGASDYDYKWTDVLMKNVGARMNGLSLHYYTVTGWNGSKGSATKFSKDDYYWAMGKCLEIEDVIKKHINIMDKYDPQKHVGLMVDEWGTWWDQEPGVKSALYQQNSMRDAFVASLTLDVFHKYTDRIKMTNIAQVVNVLQSMILTRGKQMVLTPTYYVFDMYKVHQDATYLPLDLICDKVDVRDNRTVPLVSATASKDKEGIIHVSLSNVDTDNTQEVSIDVSNFKVSNVSGQILTSAHITDHNSFENPDIVKLEDFKDAKVSKGMLKVKLPALSIVTLTIK; from the coding sequence ATGAAAAAAGAAATTTTAATTAGTGCTTTATTAATGGCTAGCATGTCATTATCAGCCCAAAAGACTGCTACAGTAAAGATCTATCCGGAACGAGGAAAGCAGATTATTCCTAAAGAAATCTACGGGCAATTTGCGGAACATCTAGGTTCATGCATATACGGTGGACTATGGGTTGGTGAAAAATCGGACATACCAAACACCAAAGGTTATCGTACAGATGTACTTAATGCCCTTAAAGAATTAAAAGTACCCGTTCTCCGATGGCCAGGTGGTTGCTTTGCTGATGAGTATCATTGGATGGATGGAATTGGTCCGAAAGAGAATCGCCCCAAAATGGTTAACAATAATTGGGGAGGCGTTGTAGAAGATAACAGCTTTGGGACAAATGAATTCCTAAACCTTTGTGAAATGCTAGGATGCGAGCCCTATATTAGCGGTAACGTAGGAAGTGGTAGCGTAGAAGAACTCGCTAAATGGGTAGAGTATATGACTTCGGACGGAGATTCTCCAATGGCCAATTTACGCCGTAAAAATGGACGAGAAAAGCCATGGAAAATCAAATACCTCGGCGTAGGAAATGAAAGTTGGGGCTGTGGTGGTAACATGACTCCCGAATATTATTCAGATCTATATCGTCGTTACTCTACTTATTGCCGCAACTATGATGGCAACCACCTATTCAAAATAGCTAGTGGAGCAAGTGATTACGATTATAAATGGACAGATGTTTTAATGAAAAATGTAGGTGCGCGTATGAACGGGCTGTCCTTACATTATTATACTGTTACAGGCTGGAATGGCAGCAAAGGTTCTGCTACAAAATTCAGTAAAGATGATTATTATTGGGCAATGGGCAAATGTCTAGAAATTGAGGATGTGATAAAAAAACATATAAACATCATGGACAAATATGATCCCCAAAAGCATGTAGGACTAATGGTCGATGAATGGGGTACATGGTGGGATCAAGAGCCAGGAGTAAAAAGTGCACTCTATCAACAAAATTCTATGAGAGATGCATTTGTTGCTTCATTGACTTTAGATGTTTTTCATAAATATACTGACCGCATTAAAATGACAAATATCGCACAAGTTGTTAATGTACTACAATCTATGATCCTCACCAGAGGAAAACAAATGGTACTAACTCCAACTTACTATGTATTTGATATGTATAAGGTACATCAAGATGCAACTTATTTGCCTCTTGACCTTATCTGTGATAAAGTAGATGTGAGAGATAATCGCACTGTACCTTTAGTTAGTGCTACTGCTTCAAAAGATAAAGAAGGAATAATACATGTGTCTTTATCTAATGTAGACACTGATAATACGCAAGAAGTATCTATAGATGTTTCTAATTTCAAAGTAAGTAATGTTAGCGGTCAAATTCTTACTTCAGCACATATTACCGACCACAATTCATTTGAAAATCCGGATATAGTGAAATTGGAAGATTTTAAAGACGCTAAAGTAAGTAAAGGCATGCTAAAAGTAAAACTTCCCGCCTTATCAATTGTTACTCTAACTATAAAATAA
- a CDS encoding glycoside hydrolase family 97 catalytic domain-containing protein, which translates to MKKNLLFLSLITIPLGLVAQEIHGPDKSLKVEVISTKGTPFYTVSYNNHTILEKSPLGLETSIGNFTTGLKKIKDSMRYIDEYYSLPHAKISRVHYQANELINTYLNTNNDTLEIIFRVSNNDISQAYRIASATHTHCTINKEITGFKFPKSTTTFITPQAPAGAGWEKTKPSYEEEYTIEEPIGTPSKYNLGYTFPALFHVKGRNWVLLSETGVSSHYAGTRLSDGTKEGLYTIAFPDSKENDGMGDNTVTSNLPLITSWKTITAGESLKPIVETTSAYDVVKPIYEPSQVYKPGRSTWSWILWQDASCNYQDQKTFIDLAASMGYEYILIDALWDKQIGYENMPSLIAYAQSKGVDVILWYNSNGAWNDAPQGPKQKMDSAPARQKEMAWMKSLGVKGIKVDFFGGDKQVTMKLYEDILTDANKYGIFVNFHGTTLPRGWERMYPNHMSSEAALVSENLVFNQYYTDKEAYSATMLPFTRNAVSAMDFGPVFFNKRFSKDQTSGTIRKTTDAFEVATSILYQSPIQHFGITPNNLEEQPDYILNFMKKVPTVWDETRFIDGYPGQYCIIARRYGDKWYIAAANAGKEHRALTLSLPWLKGENLSIIYDKKDRTAGEKNIKVTKKGTLKIDLLGEGGCVIYKK; encoded by the coding sequence ATGAAGAAAAATCTATTATTCCTATCATTGATAACTATACCGCTAGGTTTAGTAGCACAAGAGATTCACGGACCTGACAAATCTTTAAAAGTAGAAGTGATATCTACTAAAGGGACTCCATTCTACACAGTAAGTTATAATAATCACACAATTCTTGAAAAATCTCCATTGGGACTCGAAACCAGTATCGGCAATTTCACTACTGGACTAAAAAAAATAAAAGACTCCATGCGTTATATCGATGAATATTATTCTCTGCCGCATGCAAAGATTAGCCGTGTACATTATCAGGCCAATGAACTAATAAACACTTATCTTAATACTAACAATGACACTCTAGAAATAATCTTTAGAGTTAGCAACAATGACATATCTCAAGCATATCGTATAGCCTCCGCCACACACACGCACTGTACCATAAACAAAGAAATTACCGGATTTAAATTCCCCAAATCGACAACCACTTTCATCACTCCACAAGCTCCAGCAGGTGCTGGTTGGGAGAAGACAAAACCAAGCTATGAAGAAGAATATACTATTGAAGAACCCATAGGTACTCCTTCAAAATATAATCTAGGCTATACTTTCCCTGCGCTTTTTCATGTAAAAGGAAGAAATTGGGTCTTACTATCAGAAACAGGAGTAAGTAGCCATTATGCAGGAACAAGATTAAGCGACGGAACCAAAGAAGGCTTATACACCATCGCCTTTCCTGACAGTAAAGAGAATGATGGAATGGGAGATAATACCGTGACCTCTAACCTACCTCTAATTACATCATGGAAAACTATCACCGCAGGAGAAAGCTTAAAGCCTATAGTAGAAACGACTTCTGCCTATGACGTTGTAAAGCCAATATACGAACCATCTCAGGTATATAAACCCGGGCGAAGCACTTGGAGCTGGATATTATGGCAAGATGCAAGTTGTAATTATCAAGATCAAAAAACTTTCATTGATCTTGCAGCATCTATGGGATACGAATATATATTGATTGATGCCTTATGGGATAAACAAATTGGTTATGAAAACATGCCTTCACTAATAGCTTATGCACAATCAAAAGGTGTAGATGTTATATTATGGTATAATTCCAACGGAGCATGGAATGATGCACCGCAAGGCCCCAAACAAAAAATGGACTCAGCCCCTGCACGTCAGAAAGAGATGGCATGGATGAAATCATTGGGAGTAAAAGGGATCAAAGTAGATTTTTTTGGAGGGGATAAACAAGTTACAATGAAATTGTACGAAGATATTTTGACCGATGCTAACAAATATGGAATATTTGTTAACTTTCACGGAACTACCTTACCTAGAGGTTGGGAACGAATGTATCCTAATCATATGAGTAGCGAAGCTGCTTTAGTTTCAGAAAACTTGGTATTTAATCAATATTATACTGATAAAGAAGCCTATTCTGCTACTATGCTTCCATTCACCCGTAATGCTGTTTCTGCAATGGACTTTGGACCGGTATTTTTCAACAAACGCTTTTCAAAGGACCAAACAAGTGGAACCATACGCAAAACAACTGATGCTTTTGAAGTTGCAACTTCTATTCTTTATCAATCACCTATTCAACATTTCGGCATTACTCCCAATAATTTGGAGGAACAGCCTGACTATATACTAAATTTCATGAAGAAAGTACCTACGGTATGGGATGAAACTCGTTTTATAGACGGATATCCAGGGCAATATTGTATCATTGCCCGCAGGTACGGAGACAAATGGTATATAGCAGCTGCAAATGCAGGTAAAGAGCATAGAGCATTAACCTTATCATTACCTTGGCTTAAAGGAGAAAATTTAAGCATAATCTACGATAAAAAGGATCGCACTGCAGGAGAAAAAAACATAAAGGTAACTAAGAAAGGCACCCTAAAAATTGATCTTTTAGGAGAAGGTGGTTGTGTTATTTATAAGAAGTAA
- a CDS encoding NUDIX domain-containing protein gives MSSYYSHNPKFYISVDCIIFGFSKGELNLLLLKRNFEPAMGEWSLMGGFVQEYESLDDAAKRVLHQLTGLENVYMEQVGAFGEIERDPGERVISVAYYALININEYDKELVQKHNAYWANINQLPSLFFDHPKMVEQARELMKSKASNEPIGFNLLPELFTLSQLQALYEAIYGEALDKRNFRKRVAEMDFIEKTDEIDKSGSRRGAFLYKFNRKAYRKDPKFKL, from the coding sequence ATGAGTAGTTATTATAGTCATAATCCGAAATTCTATATTTCGGTAGATTGCATAATCTTTGGTTTCAGTAAAGGAGAACTTAACCTCCTTTTACTGAAACGAAATTTTGAACCAGCCATGGGTGAATGGTCTTTAATGGGAGGATTTGTTCAAGAATACGAAAGCCTTGACGATGCAGCAAAACGAGTGCTTCATCAGCTCACCGGGCTTGAGAACGTTTATATGGAGCAAGTAGGAGCATTTGGAGAAATTGAACGTGATCCCGGAGAAAGAGTAATATCTGTGGCCTATTACGCATTGATAAACATAAATGAATACGATAAAGAATTAGTTCAAAAGCATAATGCATACTGGGCTAACATCAATCAACTTCCCTCTCTATTCTTTGACCATCCTAAAATGGTCGAACAAGCTAGAGAGTTAATGAAGAGTAAAGCAAGCAATGAACCAATAGGCTTCAACCTGTTGCCTGAGCTCTTTACTTTGAGCCAATTACAAGCATTATACGAAGCCATCTATGGAGAAGCATTGGACAAGCGAAACTTCCGAAAAAGAGTGGCTGAAATGGATTTCATTGAAAAAACAGATGAGATAGATAAATCAGGATCAAGGCGAGGAGCTTTTCTCTATAAATTCAACAGAAAAGCTTATCGTAAAGATCCCAAATTTAAATTATAA
- a CDS encoding aldose epimerase family protein encodes MKKQLLSIGIIALTLISCKTTTKNELTLSGLNPKNFQKEVNQMPVNLYTLTNKAGMEVCITNFGGRIVSIMVPDKEGKMKDVVLGFDSIADYVNIPSDFGASIGRYANRIKDGRMVIDGKTIQLPQNNFGHCLHGGPKGWQYQVYEAKPINAHKLELIRNSPDGDENFPGNVVAKVTYTLTDDNAIDIKYEATTDKKTVINMTNHSYFNLSGNPELPITDNILYVNADKFTPVDSTYMTTGEILPVTNTPMDFTTPKPIGKDITDYSYPQIKNGNGYDHNWVLNTAGDIKQIAAKLSSPVSGITLEVYTDEPGIQVYTGNFLDGTVKGKKGIAYKQRTAVCLETQHYPDSPNKPEWPSTILEPGQTYHSHCIFKFSVEK; translated from the coding sequence ATGAAAAAACAATTATTATCAATCGGTATTATTGCATTGACACTGATCTCATGCAAGACTACAACTAAAAATGAATTAACCCTATCGGGATTAAATCCAAAGAACTTCCAAAAAGAGGTCAACCAAATGCCAGTTAATCTCTATACCTTAACAAACAAAGCAGGCATGGAAGTTTGTATTACCAATTTTGGAGGACGTATTGTATCTATTATGGTTCCTGACAAAGAAGGAAAAATGAAAGATGTCGTTCTTGGTTTTGACAGCATAGCTGATTATGTAAATATACCAAGCGACTTCGGTGCTTCAATCGGTCGTTATGCCAACCGTATAAAAGATGGAAGAATGGTTATTGACGGCAAAACAATACAACTTCCACAGAACAATTTTGGGCATTGCTTACATGGTGGCCCTAAAGGATGGCAATATCAAGTATATGAAGCAAAACCCATCAACGCACACAAACTAGAATTAATACGCAACTCTCCTGACGGAGATGAAAACTTTCCAGGAAATGTAGTAGCCAAAGTAACTTATACTTTAACTGACGATAATGCTATTGATATCAAATATGAAGCAACAACAGATAAAAAAACGGTAATCAATATGACTAACCACTCATATTTTAACCTGTCTGGAAACCCTGAGTTGCCAATAACCGACAATATATTATATGTAAATGCTGATAAATTCACTCCGGTTGACAGTACTTATATGACTACAGGTGAAATATTACCGGTAACGAATACTCCAATGGATTTCACTACTCCTAAGCCTATAGGTAAAGACATTACGGATTATTCTTATCCACAAATAAAGAATGGCAATGGATATGACCATAACTGGGTATTAAATACTGCTGGAGATATCAAACAGATAGCAGCAAAATTATCTTCTCCTGTTAGCGGTATAACTTTAGAAGTGTATACTGATGAACCAGGTATTCAAGTTTATACAGGTAATTTTCTTGACGGAACGGTGAAAGGTAAAAAAGGTATAGCTTATAAGCAACGGACTGCAGTGTGTCTTGAAACACAGCACTACCCAGATAGTCCTAACAAACCTGAATGGCCATCGACTATTCTTGAACCGGGACAAACCTATCACAGCCATTGTATATTCAAATTCAGCGTAGAAAAATAA